The genomic region TCTCACTTACATGTTCAAATTCAAAGGTTACTATATCTGATGAGTCTACAAGTTCTTTATATTGATCTTCTGAGAAGCACTTATCCGCAATTTTACATGCTGGCTCATCCTTATTGCCAAGTACATAAAATTCAAATGGAAATTTTCTTCCTTCTAATATTAACATCCAGCCTAGTTGACCTCCGCCTAATATTCCAATCTTAAGCTTGGAGAGAGGTTGATAAGACATCGTTTTTCATATCTTCCATAAATTTATTTAACTTTTCTTCTAAATCTTTATATTTTATCGAAAGTATTCTGATTGCCAATAGTGCTGCATTTTTAGCTCCACCTATTGCTACAGTTGCTACTGGGACTCCGTAAGGCATTTGAACAATTGATAATAGTGAATCTAATCCATTAAGATTTTTAGAAGGAATGGGAACTCCAATTACTGGTAGAGTAGTTAAAGATGCGGTCATTCCAGGCAAGTGTGCAGCTCCTCCTGCGCCAGCTATTATAACTTCAATTCCTCTAGATCTTGCGGTCTTTGCGTATTCAACCATAAACTCTGGAGTTCTATGGGCAGATACAACTTTTACTTCATAACTGACTCCAAATGACTTTAATACATCTACCGCCTCTTTCATGTATTCCCAATCGGATTTACTTCCCATTATTACTCCTACAAGTGGCATAAAATCTTAAGGGGCTTAAGTATTATAAGGTTTTTTAATCAAGAGACTAACTGATGGAAGTATATAACGAGAAGGAATTATATAATTCCATTAAGGACGCTTATTTAAGTGGTAAAAAGGTAATGATTATAGGTTATGGGAAGCATTCAAACCCTAGAAAATCTGATATTTATCTGAAAATTAAAATGGACTACTATAAAATAGAGAAAGAAGGTTATGTCGAGGCTTATGCAGGGGCTTCTGTCGATAAGATAAGGGAGGAAGCGTCAGAGTATGGATTACTATTACCATGCTTGTATGACGGAAGTATCGGCGGACTTTTAGCAAACAATGAGTTTTCTCCTCTATCTACACGTTATGGTAAACCTTACGATTTTACTGAGAAAGTATTTTTTATTACTCTTTTTGGTAAAATTTCATGGAAAATTATTATAGGTAGTAAAGGTAGATTAGGTGCAATATATAAGGCAAGGTTAAAATTATTTCCAAAACCTACTAAGGTTTTTACTTTTGAAAAGTCATTTAATAAAAAAGATGAAACTATAGCTTATGTTAATAAGTTAATGCATTTAAAACCTTTAGCGATGCTTGTTGAATATGATGGAAAATATACTATTCATGCATCTTACGATTTTGATGCCGAAATACATGGATTTTCAAAGGATGAAGGAGTAGCAACTATTGAAGAAAACAATAGTAGGAATGGATATTACGTTAATACTCCTACTATAGAAGACTTTATGAATGCGATAGAAGATACTCAACCTATTTATGCATATACTGTAGTTGGTTCTGGAATTAGTAAATTCTATGTAGCTGATGAAGATGTAATAAAGAAATTAAATTATTTTACACACGACGATCTTCCAAGGGTGTATTGGAAATTAAAAGCAATATTAGACTTTAAGAACATATTTGCATAGTGTTGCACATGACAAGGCATTTTATAATTGATTGTGATACAGCAGAAGATGATATAATGAGCCTTTTTATGCTTTTACGGTACGGAATATCTGTAGAAGGAATAACAATAGTTGAAGGCAACATAAGTTTTGATCAAGAAGTAAATAATGCCTTATGGGCATTAGAATTTATAGGCAAGGAAATTCCAGTTTATCCAGGTAGTCAGAGGCCTCTTGTAAAAAATTATAGAACAGTTGAAAACGTACATGGCAAAGGAGGTATAGGCGATAAAGTTGTTAAACCTAGCAAATTAAAGGCCAGTAACAAGCATGCAGTGGACGCAATAATAGAACTTGCAGATAGATATGCAGGAGAATTAGAATTTTTAGCAATTTCTCCTTTAACTAATTTAGCCTTAGCATATTTAAAAGACAAGAGTTTAGCTGACAAAATAAAGAAAGTATGGATTATGGGCGGTACAATATATGGCAGAGGTAATATTACGCCAGTAGCTGAGTATAATATTTGGGTCGATCCAGATGCTGCTAAAGTAATATTTAATTCTGGCATGGATTTAACAATGGTTGCATGGGATCTTATTACAAATTATACAATTAATGATGAAGAATGGGAGAAAATGAAATCTATGAACACTAAACTTTCCTCATTCTATATAGATATTTATACTCATTACAGAAATTATGCTATGACTAAACAAAAAATGAAAGGCAATCCACATCCAGACTTAATAACCACGGCTATCGCAATAGATAGCTCTGTCGCAACTAAAGTAGAAAAACAGTACGTAGATATAGAAAATTGTGAATGCTTAACTAGGGGAATGACTGTTATTGATTACTTGGGAATTTGGAATAAAGAGCCCAATGTAAATGTAGTTTATGAAATTAATAAGGAGAAATTCATAAGTATGCTCTATAATCTATTATCTTGGTTTTAACAATCAAATCTACTACATAATGTGAATTCCATATCTTCTATTAACTTTTTCATAAATAAGTAATATTTGTAAAGTTCTTCTAGTCCTTCTTCAGTTATTGAAAATATTATATCTCTTCCTATTATTGCTCTCTTCTCTACGTATCCTCTATTCTCTAAACTTTTCATTGCTTTTATTATATTCTTTTTAGGAATCCCAGTGTATTCTGCCAACTCCTTTATACTAAGCTCTCCTTCTGCTAAGTTTGTCAATATTACTAGCTGTGTTATATTCACATGAAATATTTTGTCACAATATAATTTAAGCAGTTAGTATGAAGAGTTAGATAGAAGAGTTTTTTATATTCCTTAATATTTTCCAAAATTTATAATAGTAAGCACAATTAAAGATAAAACAGATGATAAAAATATGGCGTCTCTAGGACTTTGTATAATTGATGCAATTAGATATCCTAAAATCCAACCTATTATCTGCATAGTTACTATAGAGACGTAATTTTTCTTGGATATAGATAATGATAACGGAATTATTGATTCCCATAACCCATAAAATACAGAAAAATAAGGAGAAATTATTATTAAAGACTGTAAAGAAAATAGAATAAGAGAAAGGTTAATTGCCTTTTTACTTGAGATAAAAGAGGAAGTAAAAGCTATTATACTACCTAATAGCTCTGCAAACGTAGCTATAATTCCTATTAATGTGTCACTTAAATTATACATTTCCTTTATAACTAAATAAATAAACTGACTTGATAATGCTACTGGAAGTATAATTAGAGAGATTATTGGGTAAAATTCAATTTTTGGATCTTCGTTTTTGATTTCTTTTTGCGTAATTAACGGTAAAAATGAAAAAATTATGAAAAACGCGGATATAATAAAGAGGTAAGTAAACCCTAGATATTGCGAGATTATTCCTCCTATTGAAGGCATAAATATTGATGGCAATACCGATATTGCCCAAACCTTTGATATTGTGCTTTTACCTTCTGTTTCCATTAATTCATAAAAACCTGGTAATGCTATGTAGAATGAATTATACATTATCATGAAAATATAAAGTGATATAATAGAAGAAGTAAAAGGAAGTAATAAAATTCCTGTTCCGGAAAGACTCATTCCTAAAATTATACTATATTTATCTCCAAATTTCTTGTTAATTTTTCCTCCGAGGTAAGGTAATGGCAAGGAGAATATTAATGTCGTAAGATAGAAAAATCCTAATTCGGAAGGTTTTATATATCTAACTAGAAATATTGAAAGGAAAGGATAATATAGATAAAATCCTATTCCCCAAAGAATCCAACTAATAGCCAATTTTAATAAAAGTTTCATTGCCCATCAAATTTTTCTAGTAATTGATCAACAAGATCCTTTTCTCCATAAATTATCATATCATCACTAGTATCATCATAGTATTTCTTTATTATCTCATAAGCTTTGTCTACTCCGCCGTTCTCAATGTCTAATATAACTCCTCCTTGTAATTTATCATCTTCATAGATAGATATTACACTATCTTTATACATCATAATTCTAAATGCAGAAATTATTTTTCCATCTTCGACTTTTTTATATAAATATACAGTAACTAAAGGCTCTGTTATACTATGTCTCGTGTATTCTAGGTGTTTTAGCATATATTTACAATGTAGTTTTATATCTAAAAATTAGTTGTTCTACTGTAATACTATATAACGCTCTTTCCTCATTATTTAATGCCCTATTTTAACTTAATGAGGAGAAATGTATTATTAAGCCGAAATCTAAAAAGAGTTATACCTAAATCAAATTAATCGTGCAGTTTGTATTTACTGACGGTAATAAAAAGTACATATTTAACGACGGAAAAGTTGAGGAATACTTTGGAAAATTAAAAACTAAGGATAATATAATTGGCTATCTAGCTACGATAGATGGAGATAAAATAAAATTGTCAAAATTCCCCATTTATGATTGTTCTAAAATTATTTTTGAAGGAAAGCTTACTATAAAAGTAGGTAACCTAGGATACTTATTTGAATCAAATGAATCTCTTTGCTTATTTTTAGGCAATATTGCTACTCCCGTAATTAACGGGAATTATTTAATTATAAAAGGTATAGTAATTATTAGTGGAGATAAAAGAAAATTGCTGGATGCAATGGATAATTATGACGTTATACAGTATGTGCTTTCTAAGTATCCTTCAGACGATGAAGTAATTCGACAAGCAATAATAGGCCTTTCGAAACTTGGAAAATGCAGTGAAGCGATTTCGTTATATACGAAATTAGATAAGAAATATCCAGAAGAATCATTAGCAGTAGCGGAATGTTACGAGAAAATAGGGGAAGAACTAGAGGCTCTAAAGATCTATTCGTTTTTCTCAGATGAAAGATATAAAATTCTAGAAGAAAAATTAAGGAAAAAAGTTGATAAAATTATAGAGGAATATGATGCTACAGGAAATGCCAAGATCTTATATAATGCACTTTCAATTTTACCTACATACGATGCACCTGCTTTAAAATTAGGATGGCATTTTATTAAGAAAAATCCAGAAGAATCAATAAAATTCTTTGAGGAAGCTGTGAAGAGAAGTAGGTCTTATCATAACTTACTGATGTTAGCAAACGCATATATAAAATCTGGTAAGTACATGGAGGCACTAAAAATAATTGAAGAAGCAGAAAAAATGCGTAGAACAGCAGGTTCTGCATTCTTAAGAGGATTAGCATTAGAGCACTTGAACGCAAAAAGTGAGGCAGAAAAGGACTTTCTCTATGCATGTAAAGAAGGTATAGTAGAGGCTTGTGAAAAGGTAAAGCCAGGAGTTCTTTATTCTCCTAAAGATTTTTACCCAGAGCAATGGATAGGCTACGTAATATACGGATATGAGGTAAAACAAGTGTTAGGAACTGGGGGAATGGGTTACGTCTTATTGGTTGAAAGGCTAGGTAAAAAATACGCTATGAAAATAATGAAGAAAGAGTATAATTTTGATGAAATGCTAAATGAAGTAGCTAAAATGCAGGAAATCTCAAAGAATTCGAAATACCTTGTAAGAATTTTAGCTAACTTTATTGACGAAAATTGGGTGGATTATTACAGTTCTCCCCCCGCTATTGTAATGGAATACATGGGTGGCGGAGACTTAAGAGATGTGCTAGCAAAGGATGAATATTCAACTTTAAGGCACTCAGTTCTCTGGCCTCAAGTAGTTTCAGTGATATTTTCTAAGTTAGCTAATGCAATAATAACTATACATAAAGAAGGATATATTCATTGCGACATTAAACCTTCTAATATATTATTTACTAGTCTACTTCCTAACTATGGAGAAGAGGCACTAGAGGCTTTAGAAAAAGAGCATGTAATTCCAAAACTTTCTGACTTAGGCAGTGCTGTAAAGATAGGAACTCCAGTAATTCATTATACTCCTTATTATGCTCATCCATTGCAGAGGTTTGGACAAAGAGCTTCAACAGAGATGGATATTTACTCTTTCACGGTCTCACTATATGCCTCTTTAACTAACAATTTCCCATTCCCAGAATGGCTAGAGAGAGAACTGGAAGAAGCAGCAACAAATCCTTCAAAGAGAGAACAAGCATTAAAGGACTTTTACTCTGTAGATCCTAGAATGGATTATGTTCCAGAAGAGTTTAAAGATATTATAATGAGGGGTTTAAGAGGCGAGATAACCATGGAAGAGATAGCAAGAGACTTAAAGGACATAGCCATGACAGAATATAATATTCCAGAAGAAGTATTAATCTAATTGTGAGAATAGACGTTCACCAACATTTAGGAATTAAATGGGTTAATGCAAAGGAAATTTCAGAATATTTTGACATTATTTTACTAAATCCTGCATATAAATACTCTTGTCAGTGCTGTGTGGACGGATTCTATCAGCAATATCTTTGGCTAAAGAATAAAAATGAAAATAGAGAGAAATACCGATTACTTGGTATATATAATCCAAAGTGTAGAGTTCCTTTAGAAGTAGAATTAGGTAGGCAATACGAGAAAGGAATAGTGGGCATAGTATTAACGCCAGAAAAACATGGATACAAAATCCAAGATATTGACAAGGTTCTAGAATTCGCCGAGGACCATAAAATGCCAATATTTATAAAGACCACACAAGATCTAACTCAAAAAATACAAGAATTTACTCATTTAACTTTTGTAATATTAGGCTCTTATTATCCCATGGAAGAAATGCTCTATAATTTGCTTAAATATAATAATGTGTTTTTTGAAACCTCTGGTGTTCCAGAGAGTTTCTTAAATAGAATACCTACGGATAGGTTGATATATGGCAGTGGTTATCCTTATTTACCTTTTAAGAATGTGCACTTAATCGATGTGATATCTGAAAATGCGTTAAAAATAATTAGTATACATTGATATCATATTCGATGAAAGAAATAATCTATACTGAAAAGGCTCCAAAACCTATAGGTCCATATTCTCAAGCAGTAAAAATAGGTAATTTAATATTTGTATCTGGGCAAATTCCCTTAGATCCTAAGTCAAATAATGTTGTTAATGGAGGAATAAAAGAGCAGACTGCTCAAGTTTTAGAGAATATTAAAGCAATATTAGAAGCAGCTGGTTCAGGGTTAGATAAGGTTTTAATGAGCTTTGTTTATCTAAAAAACATGAACGATTTTCAAGGTTTTAACGAAGTATACTCCATGTATTTTAAAGATAATCCTCCAGCAAGAGTTACAGTAGAAGTATCAAAACTACCTAAAGACGTTCTAATAGAAATAGCAGTTGTAGCAGGCATTTAAGAAAAAACTTTTTTCAATAGCTTTTCTACATGTGGACAATTTAGGTCTAATAGATCGTGGTTTCCATGTTCTATGCAAGACGCTGCTATTGGTTTTCCTTCTAGCAATACTACCGATGCTTCATCGTCTTCAACTATCGTATATGCTAGCCCCTCAAAGATTTTTCTGTAGTCTTCCATTTCTTCTCACTTATTCCATAATGATGTATTTTTTCACTTATAAGCTTTTCTTCTTCTTTCATAGATTAGTAAAAAATTAAATAGATAAGACTGCGAGAATTTCTCTCTCACTAAGGCTACCTAATATTTCCTTTGAATTAGTCACTGGTAAGAAGCCTATGTTCTTTTCAGCCATTAATATTCTTGCAGTCTCAATTTTATCGTCTGGATACACTTTAAAAACGTTATTAGACATAAATCCAGAAACTTCTGTTTTTGTTAGATCTTTCTTTGCTAAAAGTGCCTTTCCTATATCTTTCGTGGATATAACTCCGCAAGGTAAATTATCGCAAGCCACTATAGCGTGTCTAACATATTTTTGTTTCATAAATTCTACTACTTCTGCCAACGTAGTATCTGTTGAAATTATTAGTGGATTTTTGTTCATAATATCTTGCACGAACGAGTTTATGTCTGCCTTACAATATCTTATTAAATCTCTTTCAGTTATTATTCCTTCTATGTTATCTCCGTTACCTACTACTAAGGATCCTATTCCTTTTGCAGTTACTATTCTGCAAGCTTCTTTTAAATCAGAATTTTTATCTATAAATTGCAAATCAGAAGTCATAATTTTATCTACAGTATCGTCGATTTTTTTCCAATTATATACAATATCTCTTATAGTAATTATTCCATTAGATTCGACCACAAGTCTTCTTATATTATTTCTAATCATTATATTTAATGCATCATATATTTTTGTATCTTTAGTTACTTTTATTACATCAGGAGACATAACATCTTTAACCAACACAATTATTCACCTCTTCTAATCTTTCATTTTTACTATAATTTATATTATTATAATCCAGCTGAAAAAGCTTTATTTCAAAGGTTTTAATGAGAACTAATAATTGCCGTTAATGTTTAAGGTAATGTTAAAAACTACTATTTTTAATCTTACATAAAATGATAGAGATAAAATTCTTCCATGACGTGCTATGCCCTTACTGCTTTATTGCGACTAGGAGATTAATGAACGTAGTGAAGGACTATAAAGATCAAGTTATTGTTAGGCATAAATCTTTTATGATGATATCTTCCCTTGAAGACCTAAAAGACATTGCACCAACAATAGAAGAAGCTAGGGAGTTATTTAAAAACGAATTTTCTATTCTAAAAAAATATATTCCAGATTATGATCCTGAAAAAGTAATAAATAAAGGTAAAATAGGCTATATTTGGTCTCTTCCACCTCAGATGGCATGCAAGGCAGCAGAATTCCAAAAAGGGGACGAAGGTCACTGGGAATATTATAAAAGAGCGCAAGAGAAATTATTCTTTGAAGGAGAAGACATAACTTCAGACGATGTACTAATAGAAATTGCTAAAGAAGTTGGACTATACGTTGAAAGGTTCAAAGAAGACTTCAAGTCAAAGAAGGCAAAATTAGCAGTAATACAAGATGAAGAAGAGGCACATGCAATGGGAATACATGGAGTACCGGCAGTTTTAATTAATGATAAATGGTTGATTAGAGGAGTTCAAACTGAAGATTATTATAGGCAAGTAATTGAAGACTTGTTAAAGAACGGCGGAGAACCTAAGACCGTTAACCTAAAAGCTTATTGGGAACAATAAAGAATATTCTCTTATGAGAACTGTAAAAGACTATATGACTACTCCAGTTTTTCAAGTAGAAGCAAATACTAGTCTACAAGAAGTTTGTAAACTAATGCTAGAAAGAGGTATAGGTTCTGTTTTAGTTACAGAAAATGGAGTACCTAAAGGAATATTTACCGATAGAGATGCGGTAAAAGCTATAGCTTCAGGTTTTTCTCCGTCTGATGAAGTCAGAGTTGCTGCTACTATGGGTAATTTAATAATAGTAGATCTTAATACAGATATAGTAGAGGCTGTGAGTATAATGACTAAAAATAAGATTAGACATTTGCCGGTTAAAGACTCAGAAGGGAATATTGTAGGCATATTATCTATTGTAGATGCTTCAAAGGCTATTCAAGACATTTATAAGTAGTATTTTATTTATTATTAATATTTTTATTATATATCAAAGAAATTCCGTTTAATAAATTAAGTGTGAATTCTGAACTTGGAAAAATATTTATTTTCATTCACATATATGCTATTATGAAAGTTGGGTTGCTAGAAGACTTTAAGGGCAATACGACAGCATTATGGAACGCAGAAAATCTTGTTGTTATTAATGGAAAAGAAGAAGAAATTAGCTTAGCTTACGGTCGAATATCAAATTTTATGGATTTAGATATTTTAATAGGAAAAAATTTTTTAGATGGAGAAATAAATTTTCTTAGCCAAGTTTACGGCATAATAATAGACGGTTCTAATATCGTTAAAAGGATTAATATTGAAAATTTTAATGCTGAACTAACTCTGGGCAACATTGCTATTTCTTCGGCTAGAATATTTGATGATTTTGTAACATTCTTCTTTCCTTTTCCAATCCGCGATTGTAGTATAAGTTATTCAATAATTTACGAAGTTTTAGATTATGACATTATGAGAGAACTTCATAGAATTACCAAACTCGGAGGTAAAGTCAGAATTATAATTAGGGACAAATTACACGGAGGCTTAAGCGTAGATGATATAATGAAGTTTATAATAAAATTCGATGTAGAGAAAATAAGTTGGAAAGACGGATTTTGGGTAATCGATTTAATAAAGAAAAGACGGTAAGGCTTATTTTTAGTTTGATAAGAACAATTTTATGAATCCGATTTATACTAAGATGAGAGAAATTCATGAGTACTCTTTAAGGTATCCAGAAAAATTTTGGGATTCAGTAGCCAGAGAGTTATTTTGGTATAAACTTTATGAGAAAGTAGTTGAATCTCATCATCCGTATTATTATTGGTTTAAAGGCGGTAAAATTAATATAACGTATAATATTCTAGATATAAGAAAAAACAGTAACAAAATTGCATTATATTGGGAAAGTGAAAATGGAGAAAAGGTGTCTTTAAGTTATAAGCAGCTCTATAATTTAGTATCCTCATTTGCCGGTGCATTAACTCAACTTGGTTTAAAGAAAGGCGACGTAGTTACTATTTACATGCCAATGATTCCAGAGGCAATGGTATCAATGTTAGCTTGTGCAAGAATAGGAGTTATACATAATGTTGTCTTTGCAGGTTTTGGAGAGAGGGCATTAAGAGAAAGAATAGAAATAGCCGGTTCTAAAGCAATTATTACTGCCGACGTTGGATATAGAAGAGGTAAGGAAATTTCTTATTTAGATGTTATCGAAAACGCTACTAAAGACCTTAACTTGATTAAAATTACAGTACCTAGAAGTGGTAAGGTAGTTGGTCACAACTTTTATGACCTATTAGATGCAAAGAAAGTTGATGCTGTACCCATGGACTCTCAAGATCCTCTCTTTATATTATTTACTTCTGGAACTACTGGCAAACCAAAAGGTGTCGTACATTCTGTGGGTCCATATACTGTTTGGGCTTATTATCACGTTAAATGGCTATTAAATTTTGACGATACTTCAACTTTCTTTTCAACTTCAGATATCGGCTGGATTAACGGTCACTCATATAGCACTTATGGAACATTACTTAATAATGGCACATTATTATGGTATGAGGGAGTTCCAGATTATCCAGATCCTCAAGTGTGGTGGAGATTAATAGAAGACTATGCAGTCACCGACATTTGGACTGCACCAACTGCAATAAGATTACTGATGAAATATGGTAGTAAAATAGATCATGATATTTCTTCGCTAAGAATGATAGTCAGTGCTGGTGAGATTCTTGGCGAAGAAGCTTGGAAATGGTTAGTAGAACTAACTTCAAGTAAAGTTTACGTTATAGAGACGTGGGGGCAGACAGAGAATAGCGGTTTCATAACTTCTCCTGGAGGATTTTATATTGGTGGAATATATTATAAAAAAGGGTCGGTAGGATATCCTTTACCTGGAATAGACATAGCTATTTATGATGATAATGGAAAAGAATTACCTCCAAATACCAAAGGAAATATCGTAATAAAATCTTCTGCTCCAGCATTTATGAGTTCCTTATGGCATGACGATGAAAGATATAGGAAATACTACGAGAAATTCGGCGTATATTTAACTGGCGATTATGGCTACATGGACGATGAGGGATATCTGTGTATTCTTGGTAGAATAGACGACGTGATAAAAGTTGCAGGACATAGATTAAGTCCTGCGGAAATAGAAAATATTGTTCTCTCAAATGAGGAAATAGCAGATGCTGCAGTAGTAGGTAAAAAGGACGAAATTAAAGGAAATGTGCTAGTAGTCTTTGCTTCATTAAAGCAAGGCTTCTTACCTTCAGAAGAGCTTAAGAATAAAATAATGAGCGAAATTAAGAAAAATTATGGAGGTATAGCTGTAATTGATGATATTATATTTGTTGACAAATTACCTAAGACAAGGACTGGTAAGATTATGAGAAGAGTTTTAAGAGCTCTAATTAACAACGAGGAATTAGGGGACTTATCAACCCTAGAAGAAAGAGAAGCTATAGAAGATTTAAGAAAAAGATTGGGTGAAAAGATTGGAAAATAAGGTAACTGACATTAAGACTGCACTCGATTTAATAAGAGAAGGAGATACAATAACAATTAGTGGAATGTCAATTCATAGGAATCCCATGGGATTTATTTTTGAGTTAGTAAAATCTGGCATAAGAAATCTAAATTTCGTAGATAGAGAACCTGGATTAGGTTTAGAAGTTCTTTTACAAAATAACGTATTGAAGAAAGTTAGGATAGCCATGGCAACTTTAGAATGGTTTGGAATGTTACCTAGCTTTAGAAGGAAAGCAGAAAGCAGAGAAATAGAAATTTTGGAGGACACTTGTGGGGCTTTTATCGCAGGGATAAGGGCAGGAGCTTTTGGTGTTCCTTTTATGCCGGTTAAGGGAATAATTGGCTCAGATTTAATCAAACTTCATGAAAAAGAAGGTACATGGAAAATTGTTGATGATCCCTTTTCTGGAGAAAAAATAGTTCTAGTAAAAGCAATAACGCCAGACGTTGCAATAATACACGTAAATAAGGCCGATCCAGAAGGTAACGCAGAAATTGAAGGTCCAGTATATGAGGATGAATATAAAGCTAGAGCTTCTAAAAAGGTAATAATAACTGCAGAAGAGCTAGTTGATAAAAGCTATTTCTATAAGAAAAGACCTAATATTTACGCCGAACACGTAACTGCCGTTGTGCATATGCCAAGAGGTGCAGAACCTACTAGCGTGTTTCCTTTATATGACGCAGATTATGAGAAAATACTTAATATTCTAGGGATGACCTAAGATCGTCTGGATCTAACTTTGTAATAAAGTTCTTTTCTTCCTCATTAACGTCTATAACTCCTTGGATTGCATTATAAACTTGGAAAGCAGTGTTTTCAACTATCTTTGCAAAATTACTCCATGGATATACGTATTTTACGTACCATTTTTTATCTTCTCTAGAATATTCTAAAACTCCAAGATCAGTAACTACGATAACTTTATTCGTAGAAAACTTAGCACTACCTGTAACAAAATCTACTCTCTTTACTAAAGTAGATTTACTATGTTTTAAATTCCATAGTATAGCCTTTTTAACGAGCGGTAATATATAAGCTGTTGCAGCCCCACCGGGTAATCTAACTTTAGGTTTAGAGTAATCTCCTATTACAGATAAGTTAACATTAGTTTCCTCATCTATTTGAGCGGGACCTAGAAACATCACATCTAATTTTCCTTTTTGAGCCAAATCAAATGATTCAACCGTAGGTAAGATTGGAGTTTCATTAACATAAAACGGATTACCAGTAGAAGGAGTTATTTTTATTTCTGACGGGTTATCCGCCTCTGCTACGCCTAAGATTCTTATCGTCTTGCCGTAAAAATCTCTTGCCATAAACGCACCTAATATTGCTGGAATAGAATTCAA from Acidianus ambivalens harbors:
- a CDS encoding DsbA family oxidoreductase is translated as MIEIKFFHDVLCPYCFIATRRLMNVVKDYKDQVIVRHKSFMMISSLEDLKDIAPTIEEARELFKNEFSILKKYIPDYDPEKVINKGKIGYIWSLPPQMACKAAEFQKGDEGHWEYYKRAQEKLFFEGEDITSDDVLIEIAKEVGLYVERFKEDFKSKKAKLAVIQDEEEAHAMGIHGVPAVLINDKWLIRGVQTEDYYRQVIEDLLKNGGEPKTVNLKAYWEQ
- a CDS encoding CBS domain-containing protein; the protein is MRTVKDYMTTPVFQVEANTSLQEVCKLMLERGIGSVLVTENGVPKGIFTDRDAVKAIASGFSPSDEVRVAATMGNLIIVDLNTDIVEAVSIMTKNKIRHLPVKDSEGNIVGILSIVDASKAIQDIYK
- a CDS encoding AMP-binding protein: MNPIYTKMREIHEYSLRYPEKFWDSVARELFWYKLYEKVVESHHPYYYWFKGGKINITYNILDIRKNSNKIALYWESENGEKVSLSYKQLYNLVSSFAGALTQLGLKKGDVVTIYMPMIPEAMVSMLACARIGVIHNVVFAGFGERALRERIEIAGSKAIITADVGYRRGKEISYLDVIENATKDLNLIKITVPRSGKVVGHNFYDLLDAKKVDAVPMDSQDPLFILFTSGTTGKPKGVVHSVGPYTVWAYYHVKWLLNFDDTSTFFSTSDIGWINGHSYSTYGTLLNNGTLLWYEGVPDYPDPQVWWRLIEDYAVTDIWTAPTAIRLLMKYGSKIDHDISSLRMIVSAGEILGEEAWKWLVELTSSKVYVIETWGQTENSGFITSPGGFYIGGIYYKKGSVGYPLPGIDIAIYDDNGKELPPNTKGNIVIKSSAPAFMSSLWHDDERYRKYYEKFGVYLTGDYGYMDDEGYLCILGRIDDVIKVAGHRLSPAEIENIVLSNEEIADAAVVGKKDEIKGNVLVVFASLKQGFLPSEELKNKIMSEIKKNYGGIAVIDDIIFVDKLPKTRTGKIMRRVLRALINNEELGDLSTLEEREAIEDLRKRLGEKIGK
- a CDS encoding CoA transferase subunit A codes for the protein MENKVTDIKTALDLIREGDTITISGMSIHRNPMGFIFELVKSGIRNLNFVDREPGLGLEVLLQNNVLKKVRIAMATLEWFGMLPSFRRKAESREIEILEDTCGAFIAGIRAGAFGVPFMPVKGIIGSDLIKLHEKEGTWKIVDDPFSGEKIVLVKAITPDVAIIHVNKADPEGNAEIEGPVYEDEYKARASKKVIITAEELVDKSYFYKKRPNIYAEHVTAVVHMPRGAEPTSVFPLYDADYEKILNILGMT
- a CDS encoding CoA-transferase subunit beta, giving the protein MIDHVIKAIALSLDNGEKVYVGLNSIPAILGAFMARDFYGKTIRILGVAEADNPSEIKITPSTGNPFYVNETPILPTVESFDLAQKGKLDVMFLGPAQIDEETNVNLSVIGDYSKPKVRLPGGAATAYILPLVKKAILWNLKHSKSTLVKRVDFVTGSAKFSTNKVIVVTDLGVLEYSREDKKWYVKYVYPWSNFAKIVENTAFQVYNAIQGVIDVNEEEKNFITKLDPDDLRSSLEY